In the genome of Pseudarthrobacter sp. IC2-21, one region contains:
- a CDS encoding PQQ-dependent sugar dehydrogenase produces the protein MALCAALLLSGCTGNGNGTPTGGSKPTGTASASAGGQGGHATGAAAAPAVLKRLDLQLEIPWAAVFLPNGTAVISERETALLKAVKDDHATTIGRVPGVSPAGEGGLLGLALPPAFASDGYLYLYYTSPQDNRIARTKLTEKPGGSLAFGDPEIVFTGIPKATTHNGGRIRFGPDGYLYVGTGDSQRREQPQDPNALGGKILRITTDGKPAPGNPFGNAVYSLGHRNVQGLAWDSEGRLWASEFGPDVNDELNLILPGGNYGWPAVTGAPHRKEYLDAKVVWPSTADSSPSGLEIAGSTAYLGALRGQRLWTVALSGEDAGAPVSHFTGEYGRIRDVIRTPEGGFWLLSNNQNPDFVLVLAPPA, from the coding sequence ATGGCGCTGTGCGCCGCACTGCTGCTGTCCGGATGCACCGGGAACGGAAACGGCACCCCGACAGGCGGCAGTAAGCCCACCGGCACGGCCTCCGCGTCGGCGGGCGGCCAGGGCGGCCACGCCACGGGCGCTGCTGCCGCCCCGGCGGTCCTCAAACGCCTCGACCTGCAGCTCGAGATTCCCTGGGCCGCCGTATTCCTGCCGAACGGCACGGCCGTCATTTCTGAGCGTGAAACTGCGCTGCTCAAGGCCGTAAAGGACGACCACGCCACCACCATCGGCCGGGTCCCGGGAGTCAGCCCTGCCGGCGAAGGTGGACTCCTCGGCCTTGCCCTCCCCCCCGCCTTTGCCTCCGACGGCTACCTGTACCTCTACTACACCTCGCCGCAGGACAACCGGATCGCCAGGACCAAACTGACAGAAAAACCCGGCGGGTCGTTGGCCTTTGGTGATCCGGAGATTGTTTTCACCGGCATCCCCAAAGCAACAACCCACAACGGCGGCAGAATCCGGTTCGGCCCCGACGGGTACTTGTATGTTGGCACGGGTGATTCGCAGCGCCGGGAGCAGCCCCAGGACCCCAACGCGCTCGGCGGCAAGATCCTCAGGATCACCACGGACGGCAAGCCCGCCCCCGGCAACCCGTTCGGCAACGCGGTATACAGCCTCGGGCACCGGAACGTCCAGGGACTGGCCTGGGACAGCGAAGGGCGGCTGTGGGCCAGCGAATTCGGCCCCGACGTCAATGACGAGCTGAACCTCATCCTGCCTGGCGGGAATTACGGGTGGCCGGCCGTGACCGGTGCGCCGCATCGCAAGGAGTACCTGGATGCCAAGGTCGTCTGGCCTTCGACGGCGGATTCTTCACCCAGCGGGCTGGAAATCGCCGGCTCCACCGCATATCTGGGCGCCCTCCGCGGACAGCGGCTGTGGACCGTTGCCCTGAGCGGTGAGGATGCGGGCGCACCTGTGTCCCATTTCACAGGGGAGTATGGCCGGATCCGGGATGTCATCCGGACCCCCGAGGGCGGATTTTGGCTGCTCAGCAACAACCAAAACCCTGATTTTGTGCTGGTTCTGGCGCCGCCGGCCTGA
- a CDS encoding HipA N-terminal domain-containing protein: protein MTEDLRRLKFVRSANVYKAGRLAGHLERTEQGSVAFSYATDYLVSSGPPVSTTLPLAAEPVETGSGALPAFFSGLLPEGHRLTVPKNAVKTSLGDELSLLLAVGADVPGQSKRLHADHSACPGQPPLPA from the coding sequence ATGACTGAGGATTTGCGCCGCCTTAAATTTGTGCGCAGCGCCAACGTCTACAAGGCCGGCAGGCTGGCCGGCCACCTGGAGAGGACTGAGCAGGGGAGTGTTGCCTTCTCCTACGCCACCGACTACCTCGTTTCGAGCGGCCCTCCCGTCAGCACCACCCTGCCCCTCGCCGCCGAGCCTGTGGAAACGGGCAGCGGGGCGCTGCCTGCCTTCTTCTCAGGGCTCCTGCCCGAGGGGCACCGGCTCACCGTGCCGAAGAACGCTGTGAAGACCAGCCTGGGCGACGAGCTCAGCCTGCTACTGGCAGTCGGTGCCGACGTTCCAGGCCAAAGCAAGCGCCTCCATGCTGACCACTCCGCTTGCCCTGGCCAACCGCCGCTACCTGCTTAA